A single genomic interval of Arachis duranensis cultivar V14167 chromosome 7, aradu.V14167.gnm2.J7QH, whole genome shotgun sequence harbors:
- the LOC107457720 gene encoding uncharacterized protein LOC107457720, protein MASRVSPNSNCWQLRTPCSLSHSWKAPRSVPSLPLASFTRSKNSAIMPCRLVHGFTSPCIRNLRVQRENRVCCIPFHHAGANHDDHGDENEKEMAFVVSDNSKNREVNSFFSMKPDLLEPSLLGIQPEPPSWPEREEILRLSFERRVKGVGIPFSIRMIRKKLQLQKSLKEASDLSYCSVNKAFSSMLFIFHQLQNYALQTRESMFLEDFEGVMDKLRVDMDTSFVWLFQQVFCKTPTLMVDVMVLLANFSVFSMAQTPPSMVTNILPLRHSEQVGVETQQDEHSKDKGLAEEEMLWRSMVEEASIMHKGLDNNEVLDHETMKRFVSPLSVELQSDQYEEYVTTDLYYQKHLRLSPHNSLLLSNYGHFLFLVARDIDRSEEYYRRSVLAESPEAEAFSRYADFLWMVRKDLWAAELRYLQSLEAEPGNTYYMSKYASFLWNTGGQDNTSFPLEEIDNLQL, encoded by the exons ATGGCTTCAAGGGTCTCTCCAAATTCAAATTGTTGGCAACTGAGAACCCCTTGTTCTCTATCTCATTCATGGAAGGCACCGCGTTCAGTTCCTTCTCTGCCACTGGCAAGTTTCACTCGTAGCAAGAACAGTGCCATCATGCCATGCCGTTTGGTTCATGGATTCACATCTCCATGCATCAGGAATTTGAGGGTGCAAAGAGAAAATCGTGTCTGCTGCATCCCTTTTCACCATGCAGGCGCCAATCATGATGATCATGGTGATGAGAATGAAAAGGAAATGGCTTTTGTCGTTTCAGACAATTCCAAAAATAGAGAAGTGAATAGCTTTTTTTCCATGAAGCCTGATCTTCTGGAACCTTCTCTTCTGGGAATCCAGCCTGAGCCACCTAGCTGGCCTGAGAGAGAAGAGATTCTGAGGCTGAGTTTTGAGAGGAGAGTGAAGGGTGTGGGGATTCCCTTTTCCATTAGGATGATCAGGAAGAAGCTTCAATTGCAGAAGAGTTTGAAGGAGGCAAGTGATTTGAGTTATTGTTCTGTAAACAAGGCCTTCTCTTCCATGTTGTTTATCTTCCACCAGCTTCAAAACTATGCCTTGCAAACAAGGGAGAGCATGTTCCTTGAGGACTTTGAAGGTGTCATGGACAAGTTGAGGGTTGACATGGATACTTCATTTGTGTGGCTATTTCAACAGGTTTTCTGCAAGACCCCAACTCTAATGGTCGATGTCATGGTCCTATTAGCCAACTTCTCTGTCTTCTCTATGGCACAAACTCCTCCTTCCATGGTTACAAACATTCTACCATTGAGACATTCAGAACAAGTTGGTGTTGAGACTCAACAAGACGAGCATAGCAAGGATAAAGGATTGGCAGAGGAAGAGATGTTGTGGCGCTCCATGGTTGAAGAAGCTTCAATTATGCATAAAGGGCTAGATAATAATGAGGTTTTGGACCATGAAACAATGAAAAGATTTGTGTCACCTCTGTCTGTGGAGCTTCAAAGTGATCAATATGAGGAGTATGTCACCACTGATCTGTATTACCAAAAGCATTTGCGCTTGTCACCACATAATTCTCTTCTGCTTTCCAACTATGGACACTTCCTTTTCCTTGTTGCTCGTGACATTGATAG GAGTGAAGAGTACTACCGGCGTTCGGTGCTAGCAGAGTCGCCGGAGGCTGAAGCATTCAGCAGATATGCTGATTTCTTGTGGATGGTAAGAAAGGATCTTTGGGCAGCAGAACTCAGATATCTTCAATCATTGGAAGCAGAACCGGGCAATACTTACTATATGTCAAAGTATGCAAGTTTTCTTTGGAACACAGGTGGACAAGATAACACGAGCTTTCCCCTAGAAGAAATAGACAATTTGCAACTATGA
- the LOC107457646 gene encoding uncharacterized protein LOC107457646, with the protein MESTVFSLQITPIENQAIPQEFYFDECFSIIFNCTQELIQITQSADVDFSSTTTTEAILVPSDILCSCTPLTDLNREDTILLHEIFSSVPVSPESLDQILPSIGETARRILSREGCDSNTREIVVNLHVVTRRNIVQDSDIYNDDLCENVPELAQLVNLLERSKIVDQDDDGECAICLEKFGHGNKDSSVEFVRINCSHVFHDRCMLRWFRCCADHQSPYSCPLCRCLISPTSRSDDE; encoded by the coding sequence ATGGAATCCACCGTTTTTTCGTTGCAAATTACTCCCATTGAAAACCAAGCCATACCACAAGAGTTTTATTTCGATGAATGTTTCTCCATCATATTCAATTGCACCCAAGAATTGATCCAAATTACCCAAAGCGCTGATGTTGACTTTTCTTCTACTACAACTACTGAAGCAATCTTGGTTCCCTCAGATATCCTATGCAGTTGTACTCCACTCACAGACCTCAACAGAGAAGACACAATTTTATTGCATGAAATCTTCTCTTCAGTGCCTGTATCCCCTGAGTCATTGGACCAAATTTTACCTTCCATAGGCGAAACTGCAAGAAGGATTCTAAGCCGTGAAGGGTGTGACTCCAACACGCGGGAGATTGTTGTGAACCTTCACGTTGTTACCAGGCGCAACATTGTTCAAGATTCTGATATCTATAATGATGATCTCTGTGAAAACGTTCCTGAACTAGCACAACTCGTGAATCTGTTAGAGAGATCCAAAATTGTTGACCAAGATGATGACGGTGAATGCGCTATTTGCTTGGAGAAGTTTGGCCATGGTAATAAAGATTCAAGTGTAGAATTTGTTCGCATAAATTGCTCGCATGTTTTTCATGATCGTTGCATGCTCCGCTGGTTCCGATGCTGTGCCGACCATCAGTCGCCGTATTCTTGCCCATTGTGCCGCTGCCTCATATCTCCAACTTCACGCAGTGACGATGAATAG